In Phaseolus vulgaris cultivar G19833 chromosome 10, P. vulgaris v2.0, whole genome shotgun sequence, a single genomic region encodes these proteins:
- the LOC137812522 gene encoding uncharacterized protein isoform X1 yields MGEHEGWAQPPSGLLPNGLLPNEAASVIQVLDSERWLKAEQRTAELIACIQPNPPSEERRNAVADYVQRLIMKCFPCEVFTFGSVPLKTYLPDGDIDLTAFSKNQNLKETWAHQVRDMLENEEKNENAEFHVKEVQYIQAEVKIIKCLVENIVVDISFNQLGGLCTLCFLEEVDNLINQNHLFKRSIILIKAWCYYESRILGAHHGLISTYALETLVLYIFHVFNNSFSGPLEVLYRFLEFFSKFDWDNFCVSLWGPVPISLLPDVSAEPPRKDGGDLLLSKLFLDACSSVYAVFPGGQENQGQPFVSKHFNVIDPLRVNNNLGRSVSKGNFFRIRSAFAFGAKRLTRLLDCPEEELFSEVNQFFLNTWDRHGSGERPDVPSIDLQRLSLSSHDQLQRSDNLQNNNHKIDNASNHESTEGEHVSQSVLSQYSNLLSGKTSGNVVSTVSHTQNQKNYGSQNNSRTFDHVRRETNSNQGAHFDKGQRNVKADQVSDVQGRFLFARTRSSPELTDSYGDVPIQGRHTKATENSKGQNSFVKLETSRKKNVEPDVAIRKDESSVRHISSHRALENAADSNSNPEESNSGVIGEEFASVSGAGGMQMMHQEEQDLLNMMASPTAQGFSGQNHVPMNIAPGHLPFPFPPSILASMGYGQRNMGSIPFIEAPWGANMQFPQGFIPPLTPYFPGIGMTSSPQDLLETNHENFNSVEANITEADNDYWHEQERGSASEVEVDNGNLEMPPEDRQQSTSGSYNSAPLSRVGSSNSNSSAGVQQKFTKENQGSTREENIDNFHFQDGRRNEVYFDDRTAISELSSAPPSSSFRSRTPSESSWDGSSVKSSKSTRERRGRKNTPSMPFQNPVYGKGKNVSEISSNRVDDENREWTPLSTVPSDMPERSTWPTSVSSIHVPRNQISSFETAQTSGPDTPLPIAPVLIGPGSRQRAADNSGVLPFTFYPTGPPVPFVTMLPLYNFPTESSDTSTSNFNVEEGADNSDSSQNFDSSEGYEHPEVSSPSNSIARVAIESSEHKPDILNSDFVSHWQNLQYGRFCQNTRHPSPVMVPPVYLQGRYPWDGPGRPISGNMNIFNQLMSYGPRLVPVAPLQSVSNRPTNIYQRYVDDMPRYRSGTGTYLPNPKVSARDRHPTTTRRGNYNYDRNDHHGDREGNWNTNSKLRGTGRGHNRNQMEKSNSKPERLSTTESRAERPWGSHRHDTFIPHQNGPVRSNSSQSNSSNVTYGMYPMPAMNPSGVSSNGPMQSVVMFYPFDHNSGYGSPAEQLEFGTLGPMGFSGVNELSQANEGSQSSGAHEEQRFRGGHTQRSSPDQPSSPHVSSFMVFNRAP; encoded by the exons ATGGGGGAACATGAAGGTTGGGCACAGCCACCAAGTGGGCTATTGCCTAATGGTTTGTTGCCCAATGAAGCTGCCTCCGTGATACAGGTGCTTGACTCGGAGCGGTGGTTGAAAGCCGAGCAAAGGACTGCAGAGCTGATTGCCTGCATTCAGCCTAATCCACCCTCTGAGGAGCGCCGGAATGCGGTTGCTGACTATGTCCAACGGCTGATCATGAAGTGCTTCCCTTGCGAG GTGTTCACCTTTGGGTCGGTGCCCCTCAAAACTTATTTGCCTGATGGAGATATTGACTTAACAGCATTCAGTAAGAATCAAAATCTGAAGGAGACATGGGCACATCAGGTTCGGGACATGCTGGAAAATGAGGAGAAGAATGAGAATGCAGAGTTTCATGTCAAGGAGGTTCAGTATATCCAGGCCGAA gtaaaaattataaagtgtCTCGTTGAGAATATTGTAGTAGACATTTCATTTAACCAGCTTGGAGGTTTGTGTACCCTTTGTTTTCTTGAGGAG GTTGATAATCTGATTAATCAAAATCATTTATTCAAGCGTAGTATTATTCTGATAAAAGCTTGGTGTTACTATGAGAGCCGTATACTCGGTGCTCACCATGGACTTATCTCAACTTATGCCTTAGAGACCTTGGTTCTTTAcatttttcatgttttcaaCAATTCTTTTTCTGGACCACTTGAG GTGTTGTATCGATTTTTGGAATTCTTTAGTAAGTTTGACTGGGATAATTTCTGTGTAAGTCTGTGGGGTCCAGTACCTATTAGTTTGCTCCCGGATGTGTCAG CCGAACCTCCTCGAAAAGATGGTGGAGATTTACTTCTCAGCAAGTTATTTCTAGATGCCTGTAGCTCAGTTTATGCTGTTTTCCCTGGTGGCCAAGAAAATCAGGGGCAACCATTTGTTTCCAAGCATTTCAATGTTATTGATCCTTTGCGTGTCAACAATAACCTTGGTCGTAGTGTAAGCAAAG GTAATTTCTTTAGGATACGCAGTGCCTTTGCATTTGGGGCAAAAAGGCTGACTAGATTACTTGATTGCCCTGAGGAGGAATTATTTTCTGAGGTGAATCAGTTCTTTTTGAACACTTGGGACAGACATGGAAGTGGGGAAAGGCCTGATGTTCCAAGCATTGACTTACAGCGTTTGAGTTTGTCCAGTCATGACCAATTACAGAGGTCTGACAATCTGCAGAACAATAACCATAAAATTGATAATGCCTCCAATCATGAATCTACTGAAGGGGAACATGTCTCACAAAGTGTTCTATCTCAGTATAGTAATTTATTATCTGGAAAGACATCTGGAAATGTTGTTTCTACAGTGTCACATACTCAGAATCAAAAGAATTATGGAAGCCAAAATAATTCAAGGACCTTTGATCATGTTAGGAGGGAAACTAATTCTAATCAAGGTGCTCATTTTGATAAAGGTCAGAGAAATGTTAAAGCTGACCAAGTGAGTGATGTTCAGGGAAGGTTTCTGTTTGCCAGGACACGTTCTAGCCCTGAGCTGACGGACTCATATGGTGATGTTCCAATCCAAGGAAGACATACAAAAGCAACAGAAAATAGTAAAGGCCAGAATTCCTTTGTGAAGTTGGAGACTAGTCGAAAGAAGAATGTTGAACCTGATGTAGCTATAAGAAAGGACGAGTCATCTGTAAGGCACATCTCATCTCATCGAGCTCTTGAAAATGCTGCTGATTCAAACAGTAATCCTGAGGAGTCAAACTCAGGTGTCATAGGTGAAGAGTTTGCATCTGTTTCAGGTGCAGGAGGAATGCAGATGATGCATCAAGAGGAGCAGGACCTTTTGAATATGATGGCATCTCCCACAGCTCAGGGTTTCAGTGGTCAGAATCATGTTCCAATGAATATTGCACCTGGTCACCTACCATTTCCCTTTCCACCTTCCATTCTTGCGTCAATGGGATATGGTCAGAGAAACATGGGTAGCATTCCCTTTATTGAGGCTCCTTGGGGTGCAAATATGCAATTTCCTCAAGGCTTCATCCCGCCATTGACTCCATATTTCCCTGGCATAGGAATGACCTCAAGTCCTCAAGATTTACTTGAAACTAACCATGAGAATTTCAATTCAGTCGAGGCGAATATAACAGAAGCTGATAATGATTATTGGCATGAACAGGAAAGGGGTTCTGCAAGTGAGGTTGAAGTTGATAATGGAAATCTTGAAATGCCCCCAGAGGATAGGCAACAGTCTACTTCAGGCAGTTACAACTCGGCCCCATTGTCTCGGGTAGGCAGCTCCAACAGTAACAGTTCTGCTGGAGTTCAGCAGAAGTTTACTAAAGAAAACCAAGGTTCAACCAGAGAAGAGAATATTgacaattttcattttcaagatGGCCGAAGAAATGaggtttattttgatgatagaACAGCAATTTCAGAGTTATCCAGTGCACCTCCTTCGAGCTCCTTCAGGAGTAGGACCCCTTCTGAAAGCTCTTGGGATGGTTCATCAGTTAAATCCTCAAAATCAACAAGGGAGAGAAGGGGGAGGAAAAATACTCCCTCAATGCCATTTCAAAATCCTGTTTATGGGAAGGGTAAGAATGTTTCAGAAATTTCATCTAATAGAGTAGATGATGAAAACAGAGAGTGGACTCCTTTGTCAACGGTGCCATCTGATATGCCAGAAAGAAGCACTTGGCCCACATCTGTTTCTTCCATACATGTTCCAAGGAATCAAATATCTAGTTTTGAAACTGCTCAGACTAGTGGACCAGATACTCCACTCCCTATAGCTCCAGTGCTTATAGGTCCTGGTTCTCGCCAAAGAGCAGCTGATAATTCTGGGGTTCTTCCGTTTACATTCTATCCTACAGGGCCACCTGTTCCCTTTGTCACGATGCTTCCTTTATATAATTTTCCAACTGAGTCTTCTGACACTTCAACAAGCAACTTCAATGTGGAAGAAGGGGCAGATAACAGTGATTCAAGTCAGAATTTTGATTCATCTGAGGGGTATGAACACCCTGAGGTGTCAAGCCCTTCCAATTCTATTGCAAGGGTGGCTATCGAGTCATCAGAGCACAAGCCTGACATTCTTAATAGTGACTTTGTTAGTCACTGGCAAAATTTGCAATATGGCCGATTTTGTCAAAACACGCGCCATCCTTCACCTGTTATGGTGCCTCCTGTTTATTTGCAGGGTCGATATCCTTGGGATGGTCCTGGAAGACCAATTTCTGGTAACATGAATATTTTTAATCAGCTTATGAGCTATGGGCCACGTCTGGTTCCTGTTGCTCCTCTCCAGTCAGTTTCTAATAGACCTACCAATATTTACCAACGTTATGTAGATGATATGCCACGGTATAGAAGTGGGACTGGAACCTACCTGCCAAATCCG AAGGTGTCTGCTCGGGATCGGCATCCCACAACTACCAGAAGGGGAAATTACAATTATGATAGAAATGACCATCATGGTGATAGAGAAGGGAATTGGAATACTAACTCAAAATTGCGAGGAACTGGACGTGGCCATAATCGCAACCAAATGGAGAAGTCCAACTCAAAGCCAGAGCGGTTGTCTACTACTGAGAGCCGTGCGGAGAGACCATGGGGTTCACATAGGCATGACACCTTCATTCCTCACCAGAATGGTCCAGTCCGCTCAAATTCTTCGCAGAGTAATTCTTCCAATGTAACTTATGGAATGTATCCTATGCCAGCCATGAACCCAAGCGGAGTCTCATCAAATGGTCCAATGCAATCTGTTGTAATGTTTTATCCTTTTGATCACAATTCTGGCTACGGTTCACCCGCAGAGCAGCTTGAGTTTGGGACTTTGGGACCAATGGGGTTCTCAGGTGTCAATGAGCTGTCACAGGCAAATGAGGGAAGTCAATCTAGTGGAGCACATGAAGAGCAAAGGTTTCGTGGTGGTCACACCCAACGGTCTTCACCAGATCAACCTTCCTCACCTCATGTCTCAAG TTTTATGGTTTTCAACAGGGCCCCCTAA
- the LOC137812522 gene encoding uncharacterized protein isoform X2, which produces MGEHEGWAQPPSGLLPNGLLPNEAASVIQVLDSERWLKAEQRTAELIACIQPNPPSEERRNAVADYVQRLIMKCFPCEVFTFGSVPLKTYLPDGDIDLTAFSKNQNLKETWAHQVRDMLENEEKNENAEFHVKEVQYIQAEVKIIKCLVENIVVDISFNQLGGLCTLCFLEEVDNLINQNHLFKRSIILIKAWCYYESRILGAHHGLISTYALETLVLYIFHVFNNSFSGPLEVLYRFLEFFSKFDWDNFCVSLWGPVPISLLPDVSAEPPRKDGGDLLLSKLFLDACSSVYAVFPGGQENQGQPFVSKHFNVIDPLRVNNNLGRSVSKGNFFRIRSAFAFGAKRLTRLLDCPEEELFSEVNQFFLNTWDRHGSGERPDVPSIDLQRLSLSSHDQLQRSDNLQNNNHKIDNASNHESTEGEHVSQSVLSQYSNLLSGKTSGNVVSTVSHTQNQKNYGSQNNSRTFDHVRRETNSNQGAHFDKGQRNVKADQVSDVQGRFLFARTRSSPELTDSYGDVPIQGRHTKATENSKGQNSFVKLETSRKKNVEPDVAIRKDESSVRHISSHRALENAADSNSNPEESNSGVIGEEFASVSGAGGMQMMHQEEQDLLNMMASPTAQGFSGQNHVPMNIAPGHLPFPFPPSILASMGYGQRNMGSIPFIEAPWGANMQFPQGFIPPLTPYFPGIGMTSSPQDLLETNHENFNSVEANITEADNDYWHEQERGSASEVEVDNGNLEMPPEDRQQSTSGSYNSAPLSRVGSSNSNSSAGVQQKFTKENQGSTREENIDNFHFQDGRRNEVYFDDRTAISELSSAPPSSSFRSRTPSESSWDGSSVKSSKSTRERRGRKNTPSMPFQNPVYGKGKNVSEISSNRVDDENREWTPLSTVPSDMPERSTWPTSVSSIHVPRNQISSFETAQTSGPDTPLPIAPVLIGPGSRQRAADNSGVLPFTFYPTGPPVPFVTMLPLYNFPTESSDTSTSNFNVEEGADNSDSSQNFDSSEGYEHPEVSSPSNSIARVAIESSEHKPDILNSDFVSHWQNLQYGRFCQNTRHPSPVMVPPVYLQGRYPWDGPGRPISGNMNIFNQLMSYGPRLVPVAPLQSVSNRPTNIYQRYVDDMPRYRSGTGTYLPNPVSARDRHPTTTRRGNYNYDRNDHHGDREGNWNTNSKLRGTGRGHNRNQMEKSNSKPERLSTTESRAERPWGSHRHDTFIPHQNGPVRSNSSQSNSSNVTYGMYPMPAMNPSGVSSNGPMQSVVMFYPFDHNSGYGSPAEQLEFGTLGPMGFSGVNELSQANEGSQSSGAHEEQRFRGGHTQRSSPDQPSSPHVSSFMVFNRAP; this is translated from the exons ATGGGGGAACATGAAGGTTGGGCACAGCCACCAAGTGGGCTATTGCCTAATGGTTTGTTGCCCAATGAAGCTGCCTCCGTGATACAGGTGCTTGACTCGGAGCGGTGGTTGAAAGCCGAGCAAAGGACTGCAGAGCTGATTGCCTGCATTCAGCCTAATCCACCCTCTGAGGAGCGCCGGAATGCGGTTGCTGACTATGTCCAACGGCTGATCATGAAGTGCTTCCCTTGCGAG GTGTTCACCTTTGGGTCGGTGCCCCTCAAAACTTATTTGCCTGATGGAGATATTGACTTAACAGCATTCAGTAAGAATCAAAATCTGAAGGAGACATGGGCACATCAGGTTCGGGACATGCTGGAAAATGAGGAGAAGAATGAGAATGCAGAGTTTCATGTCAAGGAGGTTCAGTATATCCAGGCCGAA gtaaaaattataaagtgtCTCGTTGAGAATATTGTAGTAGACATTTCATTTAACCAGCTTGGAGGTTTGTGTACCCTTTGTTTTCTTGAGGAG GTTGATAATCTGATTAATCAAAATCATTTATTCAAGCGTAGTATTATTCTGATAAAAGCTTGGTGTTACTATGAGAGCCGTATACTCGGTGCTCACCATGGACTTATCTCAACTTATGCCTTAGAGACCTTGGTTCTTTAcatttttcatgttttcaaCAATTCTTTTTCTGGACCACTTGAG GTGTTGTATCGATTTTTGGAATTCTTTAGTAAGTTTGACTGGGATAATTTCTGTGTAAGTCTGTGGGGTCCAGTACCTATTAGTTTGCTCCCGGATGTGTCAG CCGAACCTCCTCGAAAAGATGGTGGAGATTTACTTCTCAGCAAGTTATTTCTAGATGCCTGTAGCTCAGTTTATGCTGTTTTCCCTGGTGGCCAAGAAAATCAGGGGCAACCATTTGTTTCCAAGCATTTCAATGTTATTGATCCTTTGCGTGTCAACAATAACCTTGGTCGTAGTGTAAGCAAAG GTAATTTCTTTAGGATACGCAGTGCCTTTGCATTTGGGGCAAAAAGGCTGACTAGATTACTTGATTGCCCTGAGGAGGAATTATTTTCTGAGGTGAATCAGTTCTTTTTGAACACTTGGGACAGACATGGAAGTGGGGAAAGGCCTGATGTTCCAAGCATTGACTTACAGCGTTTGAGTTTGTCCAGTCATGACCAATTACAGAGGTCTGACAATCTGCAGAACAATAACCATAAAATTGATAATGCCTCCAATCATGAATCTACTGAAGGGGAACATGTCTCACAAAGTGTTCTATCTCAGTATAGTAATTTATTATCTGGAAAGACATCTGGAAATGTTGTTTCTACAGTGTCACATACTCAGAATCAAAAGAATTATGGAAGCCAAAATAATTCAAGGACCTTTGATCATGTTAGGAGGGAAACTAATTCTAATCAAGGTGCTCATTTTGATAAAGGTCAGAGAAATGTTAAAGCTGACCAAGTGAGTGATGTTCAGGGAAGGTTTCTGTTTGCCAGGACACGTTCTAGCCCTGAGCTGACGGACTCATATGGTGATGTTCCAATCCAAGGAAGACATACAAAAGCAACAGAAAATAGTAAAGGCCAGAATTCCTTTGTGAAGTTGGAGACTAGTCGAAAGAAGAATGTTGAACCTGATGTAGCTATAAGAAAGGACGAGTCATCTGTAAGGCACATCTCATCTCATCGAGCTCTTGAAAATGCTGCTGATTCAAACAGTAATCCTGAGGAGTCAAACTCAGGTGTCATAGGTGAAGAGTTTGCATCTGTTTCAGGTGCAGGAGGAATGCAGATGATGCATCAAGAGGAGCAGGACCTTTTGAATATGATGGCATCTCCCACAGCTCAGGGTTTCAGTGGTCAGAATCATGTTCCAATGAATATTGCACCTGGTCACCTACCATTTCCCTTTCCACCTTCCATTCTTGCGTCAATGGGATATGGTCAGAGAAACATGGGTAGCATTCCCTTTATTGAGGCTCCTTGGGGTGCAAATATGCAATTTCCTCAAGGCTTCATCCCGCCATTGACTCCATATTTCCCTGGCATAGGAATGACCTCAAGTCCTCAAGATTTACTTGAAACTAACCATGAGAATTTCAATTCAGTCGAGGCGAATATAACAGAAGCTGATAATGATTATTGGCATGAACAGGAAAGGGGTTCTGCAAGTGAGGTTGAAGTTGATAATGGAAATCTTGAAATGCCCCCAGAGGATAGGCAACAGTCTACTTCAGGCAGTTACAACTCGGCCCCATTGTCTCGGGTAGGCAGCTCCAACAGTAACAGTTCTGCTGGAGTTCAGCAGAAGTTTACTAAAGAAAACCAAGGTTCAACCAGAGAAGAGAATATTgacaattttcattttcaagatGGCCGAAGAAATGaggtttattttgatgatagaACAGCAATTTCAGAGTTATCCAGTGCACCTCCTTCGAGCTCCTTCAGGAGTAGGACCCCTTCTGAAAGCTCTTGGGATGGTTCATCAGTTAAATCCTCAAAATCAACAAGGGAGAGAAGGGGGAGGAAAAATACTCCCTCAATGCCATTTCAAAATCCTGTTTATGGGAAGGGTAAGAATGTTTCAGAAATTTCATCTAATAGAGTAGATGATGAAAACAGAGAGTGGACTCCTTTGTCAACGGTGCCATCTGATATGCCAGAAAGAAGCACTTGGCCCACATCTGTTTCTTCCATACATGTTCCAAGGAATCAAATATCTAGTTTTGAAACTGCTCAGACTAGTGGACCAGATACTCCACTCCCTATAGCTCCAGTGCTTATAGGTCCTGGTTCTCGCCAAAGAGCAGCTGATAATTCTGGGGTTCTTCCGTTTACATTCTATCCTACAGGGCCACCTGTTCCCTTTGTCACGATGCTTCCTTTATATAATTTTCCAACTGAGTCTTCTGACACTTCAACAAGCAACTTCAATGTGGAAGAAGGGGCAGATAACAGTGATTCAAGTCAGAATTTTGATTCATCTGAGGGGTATGAACACCCTGAGGTGTCAAGCCCTTCCAATTCTATTGCAAGGGTGGCTATCGAGTCATCAGAGCACAAGCCTGACATTCTTAATAGTGACTTTGTTAGTCACTGGCAAAATTTGCAATATGGCCGATTTTGTCAAAACACGCGCCATCCTTCACCTGTTATGGTGCCTCCTGTTTATTTGCAGGGTCGATATCCTTGGGATGGTCCTGGAAGACCAATTTCTGGTAACATGAATATTTTTAATCAGCTTATGAGCTATGGGCCACGTCTGGTTCCTGTTGCTCCTCTCCAGTCAGTTTCTAATAGACCTACCAATATTTACCAACGTTATGTAGATGATATGCCACGGTATAGAAGTGGGACTGGAACCTACCTGCCAAATCCG GTGTCTGCTCGGGATCGGCATCCCACAACTACCAGAAGGGGAAATTACAATTATGATAGAAATGACCATCATGGTGATAGAGAAGGGAATTGGAATACTAACTCAAAATTGCGAGGAACTGGACGTGGCCATAATCGCAACCAAATGGAGAAGTCCAACTCAAAGCCAGAGCGGTTGTCTACTACTGAGAGCCGTGCGGAGAGACCATGGGGTTCACATAGGCATGACACCTTCATTCCTCACCAGAATGGTCCAGTCCGCTCAAATTCTTCGCAGAGTAATTCTTCCAATGTAACTTATGGAATGTATCCTATGCCAGCCATGAACCCAAGCGGAGTCTCATCAAATGGTCCAATGCAATCTGTTGTAATGTTTTATCCTTTTGATCACAATTCTGGCTACGGTTCACCCGCAGAGCAGCTTGAGTTTGGGACTTTGGGACCAATGGGGTTCTCAGGTGTCAATGAGCTGTCACAGGCAAATGAGGGAAGTCAATCTAGTGGAGCACATGAAGAGCAAAGGTTTCGTGGTGGTCACACCCAACGGTCTTCACCAGATCAACCTTCCTCACCTCATGTCTCAAG TTTTATGGTTTTCAACAGGGCCCCCTAA